From the Tepidimicrobium xylanilyticum genome, the window TGCAAAGGTTATGCGTATAATATACATTATCTCAATACTATTGGGAACCTTTGGAGGTTTGGAATTCATATATCAATTCATGGATTTTATGCTTGCACTCGTAATTATCCCTAATATGTTGGGATTACTCTTATTAAGTAAAGATGTTAAGGACCTGAAAGATGAGTTCTTTGGTAATCCTGATTATTATAATAATTAGTTTTCAGTTACAACATTTATTGTCATTATAGGAGGTATAAAATGGATAAGGATTTAAGCAAAAAAATAAGAGATTTAACCATTGAGCTAGCCCAAATAAAAAGTGTTGTAGGAACAAAAGAAGAAAATAATGTAGTGGAAAGGATATATGAAAAATTCACCAAAATGGAGTATTTTAAAAACAATCCCGAATTGCTGAGATACGTTCCCGTTAAAGATGACCCTTTGGAAAGAAAGAGCGTTATGGCAATCGTTAAGGGAGAAAAGGGCAATAGTAAAAAAACGGTAATATTAATAGGCCATACGGATACGGTAGGCATTTCAGATTATGGTATTATACAAGATTATGCAACTAAGCCCTTAGAGTTAGCTGATAAATTGAAGGAGGTATCCTTACCAAAAGAGGCCTTAGAGGATTTAGAATCTGGAGAATATCTATTTGGTAGAGGAGTATTCGATATGAAATGTGGCGTAGCCACCTTGATGACCTTGATAGAATCCATTTCTAATGATATAGAAGAATTTGAAGGTAATATAGTTTTTGCTGCTGTATGCGATGAAGAAGGCAATTCAGGCGGTATGTTGTCAGTTGTATCTGAGCTTGTGGAATTAAAAGAAAAGGAAGGTTTTGAATATTTGGCTGTAATTGATACGGATTATAGTGCTCCTAGATATGAAGGCGATAATACTAGGTATGTTTATGTGGGAACAGTGGGGAAATTGATGCCTAGTTTCTATATAGTTGGCTCTGAAGCCCATGGAGGTGACCCCTTCAAAGGATTAGACCCTAACCACATATCTTCCGCTATCGTTGAGGAAATAGATTTCAATACCAAATATTGTGATGAAGCGGAAGGGGAAGTTACGGTTCCTCCTATCTCCTTAAGGCAACAGGATTTAAAAGTTGAGTATTCAGTTCAAACAGCTAAAACCAGCTATCTGTACTTTAATTTTGGCACCCATAGAAGTACTCCAGATCAAATATTAGATAAGGTCATTGCTGGAGCTGAATTGGCTTTCCAAAAGGTAATAGATAGTTTGAACATAGAATATAAAAAATATTGTGAAGCAAATGGATTCCCTTACGAAAAATTACCTTGGGAGGCAAGAGTTATGTCCTATGAGGAGCTATATAATAAGGTAAGGGAGGAAAAGGGACGGGAAGTTGATAAAGTAATGGAAGAGTTGGCAAAAAAACTATTGGACGACCAAAATATAGACGAAAGGCTCTTTGCCCTAAAGATGGTTGAAAACCTTCACAATATGTGGTCTGATAAAAATCCAGTGGTAATAGTATATTATTCCCCACCATATTATCCTCATATATATGTTAAAGGAGAATCCCCATTGGAGAAAAGAGTATTAGATGCAGTTAACGAAGCAATCGAAAAAATGGATTCAGATTATGATATTGAAATGAAAAAATTCTATCCCTATATTTCAGATTTAAGTTATGCTGCAGCCCCAAGAGAGAAAAACGCTGTAGATTCTTTGAAAAACAATATGCCTGGTTTTGGAATTAAGTACAGTTTACCTATTGATGAGATGCAAAAATTAAATTTACCAGTGGTCAACATTGGCCCCTTTGGAAAGGATGCACATAAATTTACCGAAAGATTGGAAAAGGATTATTCCTTTAACATAGCTCCAAAGCTAGTTTATGAAACCATAATGAATTTATTGAAATGATAGGTATAGTTTCCATAAAGGGATAGCCACTAGAGATAAGCTCTAGTGGCTATTTTTCATGTTGATTTCCTCTATTAATTTAGGGACACATAGCAAGTCTTTTACTTTTCTATATACCATTTTTTCAACATCTTCTGGAATTTTTGCCAAGTCTGGCACATATACAACTTTAATATTAGCATTATTTGCTGCTTTAATTCCATTAGCTGAATCTTCTAGTATTAGAACATTTTCTTTGTTCACATTTAATTTTTTACAACACTTTATAAAAATTTCTGGATCTGGTTTACTGTTTAACAAACTCTCGCCACTTATTATATAATCAAATACATTCGATAATTTGGCTAACTTTAAATAAAAATTTATTGTGGATTCATCACTAGAAGATGCAACAGCTATAAGAATATGATTATCTTTCAAATATTTAATACATTCATGCAACCCCTTTTTAATTCTTATCCCATTTTCTTTTATTTCATTTATCATCATTTTGTTTTTTTCTTCTCTAATCTCCCTATATGGTAAATTTTCACCATAAGCTTCTCTGAATATTTTTTCTGCATCTTTTGAACTAACTCCTATTACCTTATCAAAAATTTCATCGTCAAAAATATAGCCATATTTTTCCCCACATTTTTGCCATGTTTTTTTTGATAATCTTTCGGTGTCAAACATAAGACCATCCATGTCAAAAATCACTGCCTCAATCATCTCAGATTGCCCCTTTGTGAAGTATTAGCATATTATTTTTAAGAATCTATACTTTTTAGTATATATGTTTAATATTCTAATTTCCACATGTATCTTCTTTTAGTCAATGGATGGTTTCTTGCAATAGCCAATTGTTCTGCATAGACTCTAAAAATTCCAGATATTAACATCGGGCTAAAATAATCAGCTACTTTTTCTGAAATTACTGATGTTATTCCAAAATCTTTGGCATCAATAACGGTTGTTTTAGCCCCGAATCTTTTTAAAAATGTTAAGGCTCTACTATCCATTGGACGAGTTTTACCTTCATTCATAAATAATATAAACGGAACATCTTTATCAACTATTTCAAATGGCCCATGGAAAAATTCGCCGTCATGGAAACTCCCTGAATTCATCCATTGCATTTCCATAAGTAAACATATAGAAGTTGAATATGCTACTTTATGTGTAGCACCACTGCTCATAAGATATATTACATTTTCATCCTTATAAGAATTAGCAAATTCTTTAGCTTGAGGTAATACAGTTGCTGCAGATTTTTCTATTAAATCATATATATTATTAAATCCATTAATCATTTCTTCATAATTAGCATATCCTTCAAATTGATTTAAAATTTCAACTGCTAATTGTAAAGCATATATCATTTTCTCTAACTTTTCAGCATAACTTTTTTCAAATCCATGAACAATAACATAATCAGCATCTTTGGTTATGGGTGAATCTTTTTTGTGAGTTAAAGTAATAACATATGCCCCCAAACTTTTTGCTTTTGATGTAGCTTGTACTGTTTCAGGGGTAGTCCCTCCTAGCGATGCTGTAATAACAATACAATTTGAGTTTACAGCTTTTGGAGTAGCGTAATTGAATTCATTTGCTGTATATAAACTTGTACGAATTTTAGTGCTATTTTCTTCTAAAAAATATTTAGCTGGATATAAATCTGCTTTAGAAGCCCCACACCCCACAAAAATAACACTTGTTATATTAGATTCTGCATCTTTGATTTTTTTTATAATTTCTTTTGCTAACATTTTAGTCCTCCTTTAAATTTGCTTTCTATATTTAATTTATCTATATAACTTTTTATGCAAGTAAACCTAGTACACTTAATAATATTCCACCAAAAATTGAGATAAACAAAAGCCATCCTGTTTTTACATTCTTTTTAAGCAGCCAATACATAAGACCTGTTAGTAATAATGGTAACATCCCGGGCATAATATTATCTAATATTTCTTGAAGTACAAACATATCACCATATGCTATAGGAGTAGTTATATCTATCATTGAACCTACCATAGAGCCAACAACTATCAAACCTACCATTGTTGATATATACATTACTTTTTCCATCAAACCTTCTTTCTGTATTTTTACAAGATATTTACTCCCAGCAGTATATCCTAACTTACCACCATAATAAGTTACTAAAAAAGAAGGAATAAAAGATAAAACCATAGCTAAAATAGGCCCTAATATATTTCCTTGCTTTGCTAAGTTGATTCCTATCCCAAATGCAATAACTCTAACTGTTCCTTGAAAAAAAGAATCACCAATTCCTGATAACGGTCCCATTAAACTAGTTTTTATGGCATTAATGGATTCAGGCTTAAAATTCTCTCTATCATTAGCATATTTTTCTTCCATCGCTGCACTCAACCCCATGACAAAAGCGGTAGTTTGGGGAGTACAATTAAAAAATGCCATATGTCTTTTATAAGCTTCTTTGCGAAATTCTATGTCTTTAGGATCTTTGTAGATTTCATCTATTATAGGTGCCATCCCATACATAAATCCCATGTTCATCTGTCTTTCATAATTCCAAGATGCTTGCATAGCCCATGATTTCCAGAAAAAATTTCTATACTTTTTCCTATTAAGATCTGTTTTCTTTTTTTCATTTGCCATTTTTTATCCCCCTTATTTAATCAAGATTTTCCAAATCTTCATTATCATAATTCTTAAACTTTAATTCTGACAAAATGAAGGCCAGCAATGTTGCCAATATTGCAACTCCCATCAAAGTTATATTTGAATAAACAGTTATAAAAAACCCAAGAAGGAAAAATGGAATCATTTTCTTAGTTAACATTGTTGTTAATAACATTGCAAATCCATATGCAGGTAATATCTTGCTGGCGACATTTAACCCATCTGTTAACCATACTGGAATAGTTTCCACTATATTTTGAACTAACCCTGTTCCAAAATATATAGTTAAAAAAATGGGCACAAAATACATTAATGAATAAAGGACTGGTCCATAAACTATATGTAATCTTTTCGCTTTATTGAAATCTCCATTTTCAATATAAGCATCTGCAAAGTGAGTAAATTGTGATAAAACCATTCTTAATATTATTCCTATCATTTGTCCCAATATAGCAATGGGTATAGCAATTGTCAAAGCTGTTTCTGGCGTAGCATTTGTCAAAATAGCAAATGATGTTGCAATTATAGAACCTAAATTCATATCAGGAGGTGCAGCTGCTCCTATATTAACTATTCCCATGGATATCAGTTCTAAAGATGCACCTATCGTTAATCCTTTTGTTATATCCCCTAAAACTATGCCCACTAATGTACTTACAATTAATGGTCTTTCAAAATTAAGCCTTCCTAAAAGCCGGGAGTCTAAAATACAAAAAACCCCTATTAAACCTATCAATACCGATTTTAATAACATTTTTGACACCTCTCTTCAAAAATACTTTATAGTTTAGAATTTAAGTCTTCTCTTTTGGAACTAGGGATTTGCTGCATATACAAATTTATGCCCATGTTTTTTAATTTTCTACTGTCCTCAATCTCCTCTTCATTCAAAAATATTGCATTACTAAACTGTTTCGATCCTTCTTTTTTTGCTATCCCACCATAATTAATTTCCTTGACATTAGGGTAATTTTCACAGAACTTTAACATGGTTTGAGTTCCGCCAAATATCATCATAATGTTATCATTTAAACTCTCTATTTTCCCCATTTTAGACAAAACCTCTTCTACGGAAAAAATATTAAGCTTTACCTCTGGCGGTTTTGTTAAACTTAGTGTCATTTTTTTAAATTCATCATTTGCTGCCTCATCATCAACAACAATAATTCTAGTTATTTGCAGAATTTTACACCATGCAAATATAACTTGCCCGTGAAGTAATCTGTGGTCTATACGAAAAAGTTTTATCATAAAAACTCCCTCCTTTTGATTGTATTGTATAGTATTGTATGGTATTATATATATACAATACCATACCTTCGAAACGATTGCAAGCATTTTCAGAAAATTATCTTAATATTTATAAAGGCCTGAAAGTTTGTTTATTGCAAATTCAAAATATTAATGTTATACTCAATATAAATGTTATAACATTTGTGTTTTAATATTTGCCACTATACAATTGTATTAACATTAAAAAAGGAGGCGCGTCAATTAGTATGGTTAAAAAAATAGACAGAAATTCTCCTATACCAATATATAAGCAAATAGCAAATCTCATTGAAATAGATATAAGGAATAAAAAATATGATGAAAATTTTAAATTACCAACCGAAAATGAATTTACTAAAATTTATAATGTAAGTAGAATGACAATAAGACAGGCTCTTAAATTGCTAGAAGATAAAGATTTAATAAGTAGAGAAGCAGGAAAAGGAACTTTTTTAAAAGACAATAGACTAAATAATCCTATGGAAGGTTCTCATAGTTTCAGTAAATTAATTGAAACACAAGGATTAAAAGCAGGCGCAAAATTAATAAGTGCCTCTTTGGAAAGACCTACAACTGAAGATTTAAAAGAACTAGATTTAAAAGAAGATGAGCATATAGTTGTTATAAAAAGAGTTCGATATGCAAACGGAGAACCTATTTCCTATGAGATTTCAAGATTTACAGAAAACTACAAATTCTTGTTAACTAAGGATCTTAATGATAACTCTTTGTATGATATCCTATACAAAGAAAAAAATATTTATTTTACAAAAACTAAAAGAACAATAGAATTAGTTAGAGCTAATGATACTTTAAGCGATTACTTACAAGTAGAAAAAGATTATCCAATAATATTAATAAGAGGGGTTGCTACTGACAACTACAACAATATTTCCCATAGAGCTTTTGAATATTTATTAGGTGATAAATTTAAATTTACAATTTAATTTTATCTAACAATTAAAACAATATCTTTAGGAAAGGTGAAACACTATGAAATTAATAATTTGTGGTCATGGAGCTTTTGCTCCAGGAATTTTTAATGCGGCAAATATGATTTTTGGAAATGACGAGGATATTTTCGCAATTCCGCTACTTGATGGTGAAGGCATAGACGATTTCAAAAATAAAATTAAAGACATTACAAAAAATATAGATGAAAATGAAGAAATTCTTTTCATGACTGATATTTTTGGAGGTACTCCCTATAATGTAGTATCTGAATATGCCTATGAGCACAGTAATGTAGATGTTATTACCGGAACAAGCCTGCCAATAGTCATAGAGGCTTTAGCATTAAAAAATTCAACTAAATTAAAAGATCTAGTATTTTTATTAAAAAACTCAAACAATGAAAATTTTAAAATCTATAGTGAAGAATTTAAAAAAGCAAATTCAAATATTAGTAATGATTTATAACCTATTATATATTTATAGTAAAGACTGTCATCAGAAAGAATCCGATGACAGTCTTTATTATTTTTTTGCCAAAAAATCTGCTAAGTATGTTTTTGTTTTTTGATATACTTCTACTACTTTAGACTTTAATATAATAGGGGGTTCTTTATTGGCATGGAGAAGGCTCGTATCTTCACCTATAATTGTCTTTTTCAAATCTTGGTCTGATTTTACAGCATGACTATGGTTTGCGTCTACAAAACATAAAGGAGGAAACATGACACACCACCAGTTCTTGCCCTTGCCTTCTCCTATTGTAACCTGTAATGTTTCATATTCTCCTGCTGGAAGGACTATGTCTCCATATTTTCTGGTAGGGAAGTTAATATTCCCAAAATGCACCTCAACAGGAAAGTTCTTTCCCTCTCTCTTTATTACCTCTTCGGCTAGGGATTTTATGTAGTTCAAATTTTCATTGATTATGCTTCTTGTCTCATCTAAAGATTTGCTATTTTCAAACTTAACTTGGGTTTCCTTTAATAATTCATCCCTTACCTTTAACTTTAAGAGCTGATCTTCTTCTTTATCGCTGTTAGCTACAATGTGGAAGCGGATTATATTATCCTTAAATCCCTCAACACTGGGTTCTTCCATATCTTCATAGGGTTGTATTAAGTAGATGAAAACAAACAATAATACCAAACAAATAATTCCTTTTCTAAACTTCATATTAATTCCTCCTAAGTTCTTTTTTACTTGTATCATTAATTATTTCCTAACTCTGTTTTTTTATACCATATTCAATAAATTAATTTTTTATTATGAATTGAAAATCCATATTCTGATTTTATGGTAAATGACAATATATTGGAAAGAACGCCCCTCCATTCAAGAGACGAAAGGCCGTTCTTTTTAATATGCCAGAGACAGCAGCTATATGTCGTTGACTAACTTAAATCAAAGGCATGAGGGCTAGACAATAATAATTGTCAACTGTCAATTGTTACTTAGTTAATCCAATTCTTCTTATATTTACGTTTACCAAGACTTCTATGTCTATATCAGGAAATATATTGTCCCAATCGTCTTTTACTTGGGCCCATTTTTTTGGTCTGAACTTGCTTAGATACTCTCCTACCCCAATTACATCTGCTCTATATGTCTTTTGAAGCTTTCTTATTATATCTTCAATTTCTTTTTTCACTTCCTTCTCTAAGGCTTTTTCCATTTCCTCCAACACTCTACTATCATAAACCGTTTTATCCCTCTCAATAATATACCCCTGTAAATATCCTTCCATATCAATGGAAAAAACTGCCTTTATTTTCTCTTCTAATTTTACTTTCTTGTCTGTATTAACTTCCGTTATAGTATAGGATATTAAATTCCCATTGTAGACTGCATCTATAGTCTCAGTTTTAACATTTCCTCTTAAAAAACTTATAGCCCTATTTTCTTTTTCACATATCCAAGCCGCATGCCTATAGTTTTTTAACACACATCCTCCAGATACTAGAAATTTACCGTCCTTGACCAAAACTCTAGGAATTATGGTTACTCCAGCAATATCCAAATCTGTAATAAGGTCAGTTAATGTTTTGGCTGTATATCGGCTAGAAGATCTATTGTCCTTTACCGTAGTATATAAAACTCCATCAGTGGTTTGTTCTTGAACAACATTAGCATTTATGATATCAGTAACCTTTCCATCAGCAGCCAAAACCTGAATATTTTTATTTACCTTTGTATCCCTATTCAACTCAT encodes:
- a CDS encoding M20/M25/M40 family metallo-hydrolase, with translation MDKDLSKKIRDLTIELAQIKSVVGTKEENNVVERIYEKFTKMEYFKNNPELLRYVPVKDDPLERKSVMAIVKGEKGNSKKTVILIGHTDTVGISDYGIIQDYATKPLELADKLKEVSLPKEALEDLESGEYLFGRGVFDMKCGVATLMTLIESISNDIEEFEGNIVFAAVCDEEGNSGGMLSVVSELVELKEKEGFEYLAVIDTDYSAPRYEGDNTRYVYVGTVGKLMPSFYIVGSEAHGGDPFKGLDPNHISSAIVEEIDFNTKYCDEAEGEVTVPPISLRQQDLKVEYSVQTAKTSYLYFNFGTHRSTPDQILDKVIAGAELAFQKVIDSLNIEYKKYCEANGFPYEKLPWEARVMSYEELYNKVREEKGREVDKVMEELAKKLLDDQNIDERLFALKMVENLHNMWSDKNPVVIVYYSPPYYPHIYVKGESPLEKRVLDAVNEAIEKMDSDYDIEMKKFYPYISDLSYAAAPREKNAVDSLKNNMPGFGIKYSLPIDEMQKLNLPVVNIGPFGKDAHKFTERLEKDYSFNIAPKLVYETIMNLLK
- a CDS encoding HAD family hydrolase, whose protein sequence is MIEAVIFDMDGLMFDTERLSKKTWQKCGEKYGYIFDDEIFDKVIGVSSKDAEKIFREAYGENLPYREIREEKNKMMINEIKENGIRIKKGLHECIKYLKDNHILIAVASSSDESTINFYLKLAKLSNVFDYIISGESLLNSKPDPEIFIKCCKKLNVNKENVLILEDSANGIKAANNANIKVVYVPDLAKIPEDVEKMVYRKVKDLLCVPKLIEEINMKNSH
- a CDS encoding SIS domain-containing protein; the protein is MLAKEIIKKIKDAESNITSVIFVGCGASKADLYPAKYFLEENSTKIRTSLYTANEFNYATPKAVNSNCIVITASLGGTTPETVQATSKAKSLGAYVITLTHKKDSPITKDADYVIVHGFEKSYAEKLEKMIYALQLAVEILNQFEGYANYEEMINGFNNIYDLIEKSAATVLPQAKEFANSYKDENVIYLMSSGATHKVAYSTSICLLMEMQWMNSGSFHDGEFFHGPFEIVDKDVPFILFMNEGKTRPMDSRALTFLKRFGAKTTVIDAKDFGITSVISEKVADYFSPMLISGIFRVYAEQLAIARNHPLTKRRYMWKLEY
- a CDS encoding PTS system mannose/fructose/sorbose family transporter subunit IID, with protein sequence MANEKKKTDLNRKKYRNFFWKSWAMQASWNYERQMNMGFMYGMAPIIDEIYKDPKDIEFRKEAYKRHMAFFNCTPQTTAFVMGLSAAMEEKYANDRENFKPESINAIKTSLMGPLSGIGDSFFQGTVRVIAFGIGINLAKQGNILGPILAMVLSFIPSFLVTYYGGKLGYTAGSKYLVKIQKEGLMEKVMYISTMVGLIVVGSMVGSMIDITTPIAYGDMFVLQEILDNIMPGMLPLLLTGLMYWLLKKNVKTGWLLFISIFGGILLSVLGLLA
- a CDS encoding PTS mannose/fructose/sorbose/N-acetylgalactosamine transporter subunit IIC, whose product is MLLKSVLIGLIGVFCILDSRLLGRLNFERPLIVSTLVGIVLGDITKGLTIGASLELISMGIVNIGAAAPPDMNLGSIIATSFAILTNATPETALTIAIPIAILGQMIGIILRMVLSQFTHFADAYIENGDFNKAKRLHIVYGPVLYSLMYFVPIFLTIYFGTGLVQNIVETIPVWLTDGLNVASKILPAYGFAMLLTTMLTKKMIPFFLLGFFITVYSNITLMGVAILATLLAFILSELKFKNYDNEDLENLD
- a CDS encoding PTS sugar transporter subunit IIB, with amino-acid sequence MIKLFRIDHRLLHGQVIFAWCKILQITRIIVVDDEAANDEFKKMTLSLTKPPEVKLNIFSVEEVLSKMGKIESLNDNIMMIFGGTQTMLKFCENYPNVKEINYGGIAKKEGSKQFSNAIFLNEEEIEDSRKLKNMGINLYMQQIPSSKREDLNSKL
- a CDS encoding GntR family transcriptional regulator, translating into MVKKIDRNSPIPIYKQIANLIEIDIRNKKYDENFKLPTENEFTKIYNVSRMTIRQALKLLEDKDLISREAGKGTFLKDNRLNNPMEGSHSFSKLIETQGLKAGAKLISASLERPTTEDLKELDLKEDEHIVVIKRVRYANGEPISYEISRFTENYKFLLTKDLNDNSLYDILYKEKNIYFTKTKRTIELVRANDTLSDYLQVEKDYPIILIRGVATDNYNNISHRAFEYLLGDKFKFTI
- a CDS encoding PTS sugar transporter subunit IIA, with the protein product MKLIICGHGAFAPGIFNAANMIFGNDEDIFAIPLLDGEGIDDFKNKIKDITKNIDENEEILFMTDIFGGTPYNVVSEYAYEHSNVDVITGTSLPIVIEALALKNSTKLKDLVFLLKNSNNENFKIYSEEFKKANSNISNDL
- the spoIIR gene encoding stage II sporulation protein R, with translation MKFRKGIICLVLLFVFIYLIQPYEDMEEPSVEGFKDNIIRFHIVANSDKEEDQLLKLKVRDELLKETQVKFENSKSLDETRSIINENLNYIKSLAEEVIKREGKNFPVEVHFGNINFPTRKYGDIVLPAGEYETLQVTIGEGKGKNWWCVMFPPLCFVDANHSHAVKSDQDLKKTIIGEDTSLLHANKEPPIILKSKVVEVYQKTKTYLADFLAKK
- a CDS encoding Ger(x)C family spore germination protein; the protein is MKKGFFLLLMISLVLLCGCWDKVEVDQRIFVSSIGVDLYRNSEMNRYIVTYEYPNINSIGKNATEDQKTFIRSTPASSIFQASSNLSTQTPFPFYFKHLKVLVLGEDLLGEEKLVRQVIDELNRDTKVNKNIQVLAADGKVTDIINANVVQEQTTDGVLYTTVKDNRSSSRYTAKTLTDLITDLDIAGVTIIPRVLVKDGKFLVSGGCVLKNYRHAAWICEKENRAISFLRGNVKTETIDAVYNGNLISYTITEVNTDKKVKLEEKIKAVFSIDMEGYLQGYIIERDKTVYDSRVLEEMEKALEKEVKKEIEDIIRKLQKTYRADVIGVGEYLSKFRPKKWAQVKDDWDNIFPDIDIEVLVNVNIRRIGLTK